A segment of the Buchnera aphidicola (Mindarus abietinus) genome:
TTCGTATTCTTACAGGAGATAAAGTAACTGTAGAACTAACACCTTATGATCTTACCAAAGGTAGAATAATTTTTAGAAGTAGGTAAAAAAAAATTTATTTATTTTAATATAAAAATTATTATTGAAATAATAATAATAATTTTATTATTTAATTTGTTTTTACCAAATATAAATAATTTTAATACTAGTAAATTATTCTTATTATCTATTTTAAACTTAAATATTTTTAAAAAAATTAAAAAAATGATAACTTTTATCTATATTAAACAATTCATAAATAAGAAATATAAAATATAATTTTTTATTAATAATTATTTTTAATAAGTTAGAAAATTTTTAGTAAAATTTTATCACATTCTTACTAAAAAATATTTTTTTATAAAAAAAATTTTATGTGATTTTCTTGATTTTTTTTTACATTAAAAAGTACTATTTTTTATAAAAAAAGCTTACTTATACTATTTATTTTAATTTCATTAAAAATAAATAATATTGTTATGTAATATATATATTTTTTTTCATTAAAAATATTTTTTTAAGCCTTAAAAAATAAAATAAAGATATTAATGTATTTAATAAAAGAATAATTAGGATTCTTATGAGAACAAAATATTGCGGACAAGTTAAATTATCTGATGTTAATAATTATGTTCAATTATGCGGATGGGTAAATAAAATAAGAGATTTAGGAAACATTATTTTTGTAGATATGAGAGATAAAGAAGGGATTGTTCAAGTAGTTTTTAATTCAAAAAATAAAAAAATATTTCAGGAATCTTGTTTATTAAAACAAGAAGCTTGTATTCAAATTCTTGGAATTGTTAAGGAAAGAGAAAAAAAAAATAAAAATTTAATTTTACCTACTGGAGAAATAGAAGTATTAGTTGAAAAATTAAAAATTTTTAATAATTCAAAACCATTACCTTTAGATTTTAATTATGAAAATAACGAAGAAATAAGATTTAAATACCGTTATTTAGACTTAAGAAATTTAAAATTATTTAATAATTTAAAAATCAGAAATAATATTTCAATATTAATCAGAAATTTTATGAATAAAAATGGTTTTTTAGATATTGAAACTCCTATATTAACAAAATCAACTCCAGAAGGAGCTAAAGATTATTTAATACCAAGTAGAATTCATAAAGGAAAATTTTATGCTTTACCTCAATCTCCTCAATTATTTAAACAGTTATTAATGATTTCTGGTTTTGATAAATATTATCAAATTGTAAAATGCTTTAGAGATGAAGATTTAAGGTCTGATAGACAACCTGAATTTACTCAAATTGACATTGAAATGTCATTCATTAAAGAAAAAAAAATTCGTCAATTTATAGAAAAAATGATTAGATACGTATGGAAAAATATTGTTAATTTAGACATTGGAAAGTTTCCTGTTCTCACATATTTTCAAGCCATTAATGATTACGGATCAGATAAACCTGACCTAAGAAACCCTATTAAAATAATTGAACTTTCTCATATATTTAAAAAAAATCTTTCTTTTTTTAACTTAAAAAAAAATGATGATCAAAACTATCGTATCGCGGGTTTACATATTTCTTATAACCTTAAAATAAGCAGAAAAAAAATAGAAGAATATAAAATATATATTGCAAAATATAATATTAAAAAGCTTTATTTAATTAAAGTAACTGATGTTTTAAACAAAACTCATGGATTTAAAGGTTCTATAAATTCTATATTATCAATAGATGTAATTAAGAAATTATTAAATGAAATAAATCTTAAAAATAATGATTTAATATTAATTGTAGCCGATAATAGAAATATTGTTAATCATGCATTAGGAAAATTAAGAGAAAAAATAGGAAAAAATTTTGATATTTTCAAAAAAAATCAATGGAAACCCGTATGGATTATAGATTTTCCTATGTTTAAAAAAGATGAAGCAGGAAATTTTAACTCCGTTCATCATCCTTTTACTGCTCCTAAAAAGGATAACATAACGGAATTAAAAAAAGATCCTGAAAAAACGTTATCTAATTCTTATGATCTCGTGATTAATGGATGCGAAGTAGGCGGGGGATCTATGAGAATTAATACTAAAGAAATGCAAAAAACTATATTTAGTATATTAAAAATTTCTAAAGAATTACAAGAAAAAAGTTTTGGATTTTTTCTAAAGGCATTAAATTATGGAACTCCGCCACATGGAGGAATAGCAATAGGGCTAGATAGAATAACGATGCTTTTAACAAATAGTAAAAGTATTAAAGACGTCATAGCCTTTCCAAAAAGTACAAGTGCTACTTGTTTAATGACTAAATCCCCAAATACTATAAAAAACATAGAATTAATAGAACTAGGAATAAAAAAGATTTAAAATTTTTTTGTAAGAAAATAAATTTAATTAAAAGTTAGATTTAAATATATATAAAAAAAATATTTGAGGTTAAAAATTTAAAAAATTTAATTTATTAAAAAAAAAAAAAAAAATTCAAAGAAAATTATTCATATTAAAAAAAATAAATTAATAATTTTTATTATTAATTTTTTTTAAAAAAAAATTTTATTTAATAAAAATAACTTAAAAAAATAAAAATTGTGAAATCTTAATTTATTAAAAAAAAAAATTAATCATATTTATTAATAAATTCAATTATTTTACTTTAAGAATTCTACTCATATTTGTTTTACCTGGTTCATGAAGTATATCTCCTTGTGTAACTATAACAAGGTTATTTTTTCCTAAAAATCCTTTTTTACGTAATAAAGAAATAGCTTGATTAGATACATCTAATCCTGTTTCAACACTATTAAAATAGATTGGAATTACTCCTCTATATAAAGAAACTATTTTTAGTGTTTTTATATTTCTAGAAAGAGCAAATATAGGTAATCCAGAAGTAATTCTAGATGTCATTAAAGCCGTTCTTCCTGATTCTGTTATCGTAACTATAGCGGACACTCCTATTAAGTGATTTGCTGTATACATAGCTGACATCGCTACTGCTTCTTCTATATTATTAAATTTTATATTGAGTCGATGTCTAGAAACATTAATACTAGGTATTTTTTCAGCTCCTTTACAAACTTTTGACATTTTTAGAACTGTTTCTACAGGATATTTACCAGAAGCTGTTTCTGCTGATAACATTACAGCATCACTTCCATCTAGAACTGCATTAGCGACATCCATAACTTCCGCACGGGTAGGCGTAGGATTATCAATCATTGATTCCATCATCTGGGTAGCTGTAATAACAATTTTATTTAATTGACGAGCTCGTCGAATTAATGTTTTTTGTACTCCTACTAATTCAGGATCTCCTATCTCTACACCTAAATCTCCTCGTGCAACCATAATGACATCTGAAAATGTTATTATTTCGTCCATAATTTTTATATCAGAAACTACTTCTGCTCTTTCAATTTTTGCTATTATTTTAGCATTACTTCCTGCTTGAACAGCTAATTTTTTAGCTAAAATTAAATCTTTTGCAGATCTTGGAAAAGAAATTGCTAAATAGTTTACACCTATTTTAGCGGCTATTTTAATATCGTATTTGTCTTTTTCTGTTAGTGCTTTTGCGGATAATCCACCTCCTAATTTATTAATTCCCTTATTATTAGAAAGATATCCTCCTATTTTCACTTTAGTAAAAATTTTTCTCTGAACTATTTTTAAAACTTTTAATTGAATCTTACCATCATCTAGCAATAAAACATCTCCTGGAAATAAATCTAAAGGTAAATCATAATAATCTATCCCTACTTGTTTAACATCCCCCTGATTTTTTTCTAAGTTAGCATCTAATATAAAAGAATT
Coding sequences within it:
- the aspS gene encoding aspartate--tRNA ligase, which gives rise to MRTKYCGQVKLSDVNNYVQLCGWVNKIRDLGNIIFVDMRDKEGIVQVVFNSKNKKIFQESCLLKQEACIQILGIVKEREKKNKNLILPTGEIEVLVEKLKIFNNSKPLPLDFNYENNEEIRFKYRYLDLRNLKLFNNLKIRNNISILIRNFMNKNGFLDIETPILTKSTPEGAKDYLIPSRIHKGKFYALPQSPQLFKQLLMISGFDKYYQIVKCFRDEDLRSDRQPEFTQIDIEMSFIKEKKIRQFIEKMIRYVWKNIVNLDIGKFPVLTYFQAINDYGSDKPDLRNPIKIIELSHIFKKNLSFFNLKKNDDQNYRIAGLHISYNLKISRKKIEEYKIYIAKYNIKKLYLIKVTDVLNKTHGFKGSINSILSIDVIKKLLNEINLKNNDLILIVADNRNIVNHALGKLREKIGKNFDIFKKNQWKPVWIIDFPMFKKDEAGNFNSVHHPFTAPKKDNITELKKDPEKTLSNSYDLVINGCEVGGGSMRINTKEMQKTIFSILKISKELQEKSFGFFLKALNYGTPPHGGIAIGLDRITMLLTNSKSIKDVIAFPKSTSATCLMTKSPNTIKNIELIELGIKKI
- the pyk gene encoding pyruvate kinase — encoded protein: MLKRMRRTKIVVTLGPSTDNDKVLEKVILAGANVLRLNFSHGSTQDHLLRAKKANLIIKKLGLYIPLLGDLQGPKIRISKFKKNKVFLSINNSFILDANLEKNQGDVKQVGIDYYDLPLDLFPGDVLLLDDGKIQLKVLKIVQRKIFTKVKIGGYLSNNKGINKLGGGLSAKALTEKDKYDIKIAAKIGVNYLAISFPRSAKDLILAKKLAVQAGSNAKIIAKIERAEVVSDIKIMDEIITFSDVIMVARGDLGVEIGDPELVGVQKTLIRRARQLNKIVITATQMMESMIDNPTPTRAEVMDVANAVLDGSDAVMLSAETASGKYPVETVLKMSKVCKGAEKIPSINVSRHRLNIKFNNIEEAVAMSAMYTANHLIGVSAIVTITESGRTALMTSRITSGLPIFALSRNIKTLKIVSLYRGVIPIYFNSVETGLDVSNQAISLLRKKGFLGKNNLVIVTQGDILHEPGKTNMSRILKVK